Sequence from the Miscanthus floridulus cultivar M001 chromosome 16, ASM1932011v1, whole genome shotgun sequence genome:
accattaatggccgcccaattccacaggggtacactcgtgtcaccattgacagaatacttgataataagtataacaagatacacattgagtaccccgtagcggaagacaggccgaaacttggtcataacaagggctctcaagtggcctggcacaagcgcttcattaagcttggtCACCAAttatcctctgatgatgaggacgattgtgagtcttcgcccacccacgatgatcacttaccatttcccaacagagatcactcccctcctcatcccttgccatcacccccgagaagacagaggtctccttctattcctcctcgtctgactccatctttATCAgtcccgagaaaagagactcctcctcctcctcctcctcctcctcctcctcctccatcttcattagccccgggaaaacagaattctcgtcgtcatcctcctcctcctccacctcagcccaaaataagatcaaggacatcctcgcagtcgcagaaaaggtccttggattcggtcgctaatgctctcaaagtggaccaacaaaaaagaaaaaaggtcgttcagtggcagcattacaaacttgatggaaggaaaatttacagcacacatctcaaaggaagattgtattagtttcttcaatctctgtgcctcactgcctccgtttttgttgaagtccgaattagAAAGAAaaacacagaatcagtacgctacaacaagagccgatgaaatacacaatgaagatttaaggaagatacagaagttcgtcgaagacaaccccgaattaaccatggaagaggatgcgaccatctattatgatgtacaagggacgacaacaccggcaatgaagtatgaaaggggcaatcttttggatcctgatcacgagtataaaaatttgacaacatatatgcccTGGTtgtatgaatattacatggctcaaacaacagagacggaggactttggttttgaggttattatcagttcgccacatgtttttaattatcctgaagaagagaaattcgatgtcgagtgggagtgcttgttccatctataccagaaacactctctcgatacacaaatattgacgctgtggactatgtaagtaccctacacgcacgatattacaattaactactctctcgggacataaattgttaacttttgagcacttcccatgattttatgtagatgtatagcaaaattttgcattctaaaaagtaaATGGGagaacataggcttcttggaccccttgcgagtcaatgagaagacatgtctaggcctccatggatgtgacgtggaagacctgaaacagagattgatcgctgttttcgacgaattcaagaTGTAGaataaaacccacatacttctagcctacaactgcaaaatataatcatcttttttgaacgacagcgcaagaaatataaccacgaaaggctgttagacatggagatcgtcgcgctgcaatcggagctggcaaaattcatcttagccgaggtattggaaaaagatggagtattttccattgcataatccgtgaagttcaaggaccagtatagtccagagcggctcgccagattattgtaagaagtccgagaagcattgcacaatatgtgaagtccaagaatatttcttttttattttgagggatcgagatcttgataaaaatatttgaactgtaaccgtaacatttgtaatgtttaatattgatggacctgtcgtctaagtagtgtatataaagcgaaacccgattccacaaaaaaatataaattaaaataaattataaaacaataaaatatgaaCGTGACATCACTACCGGTCAGCAGGAAACCGGCAGTGTTATcgtaaacatcactgccggttagcaacaaaccggcagtgatggcactgccggttggagccacaaaccggcagcgttgtcttagccatcactgctggttcttgccacaaaccggcagtgatgtttacgacaacactgccggttcaaacataaaccgacagtgttggtggaaatgaactctaccgggtggccttatgaaccggcagtgttggtggaactgaacgcTGCCGGCTATGTAAAGAACTGCCGGTTTGtaagaaccaacagtgatagctTACTCTCgtcactgccggtatggttgtgccggttcaaaatccggtagtgatggagtattttgaaccggcagtaaaGTGCAATTCTGACGTAGTACTAGCTAAAGATGGAGAGCAGAGTTAGCTCTCTAAAGTCTATATAAGATGTAGAAGAGCCGTTGGAGGATGAAAAGATATATAGGGGAATGATTTTTATTCAAATGGCTCTCCAAACAATAATTTAGAGTAAGTTTAAAAGACTTTAAGAGATACTCTATCCAGAATAAATTTTGTTTGTAATGGAAATTACATCAACAGTATAATGGCAGAAATATGTATTTTATTATTATTGAAGGTTCCAGGGTCGGTTCAAATACCCTCAATACCTGTATACGTCATATGTAGTAGCCTAGTAGGTTCCTTTACTCTTGCAGCAAATGGTTGAACATCCGCATCTCTCGATTCACGGATTGATTTAGTGTTGTTTAATTTGATAATGAATTAATGATCATGCTTCCATTATTTTTACTGGAGCACCTAGGGCGTGTTTGTTTTTTCACGGACTGAGAAACTTGTCTGGCTAAGACAACTATCTCAGACGTTTGATTAGACGACGTCTGGAGTTGGATTGGGCCGCTTAGCCGGCACTACCAGGCCATGATGCCAACCAAACACGCCGCAGTGTTCATCCATCtcccggtcggcgatgaagcggTGGGGGTGCTCCTGCTCCGTGTGGTGGATTGGATGGCGTGGCGTCCCAGAACGCGTGCTTGCCGTCGTCCGCGCGTGTCAGCGGGcaggcctcgttgcactagcAGACAATGAAAAATAAAGGATAGTTTGTCCCCGAAAAGAAAAGGATAGTTATAGTTAATTAGTCATACACCGTAATTTCTTTCACGGGAATAAAAGATATATAATTCATCCCGGAAGAGACAGAAAAATATTCATAGCTACACTTAATTAACAGTTTATTTTATTTTCGAGGGAATGAACACTTTTGTTAATTTTTTAGTTAAAACGGCCGACTTATTCTGGCTAATAACTAATGGATGGAAGAAAATGTACAGTTTATTTTTGAAGCCCAATAATGAAACTGGTAGGTTCCAAATGGGGATTTAGCTCGATTGAAATGGCCCACAGACGGATCAGATGCTGGACCGGAAATTGCTTGGATTAGAAAATGCTTGGGCAGGCTTTGACGTTGACAGCAGCTAGCCAGCTACAAAGCACAACAACAAAAAAGCCGGGTAGAGCACTAGAGTAGCAGATAAGGCGCGCAGCAGAATCTCTCGCTCAAAAATCCATCCATCCCCCTGCGTGCTCGCTCAGGCTCACTCCTCATTCAGTAGCTAAAAAAAAATATCTTCTTCGTTATCCATGGAGACGGCTGCGCTCACCTCCCACTTCCTGCAAtgtccagctgctgctgctgctactcccgCGCATGGCCAGCGGCGGAGGGGAGGAGGAGCGGCGGCCATGCCGCGCCGGCAGCCGTGCACCGGCAGGATCCGGGCTCTGCCGTCGGCGGAGGTCATCAGCGAGATCCTCAGCCCCAAGCTGGTGCCCGGCTCGCCCTCCGACACCGGCGACGTCTCCTCGCTCGTCCCGGTCAGTGCTCTCATGCTGCTCTTCTACTTCGTGTCCAACTGGGTGGTGCCCGAGCTGCTCATGAAGCGCCTCAACGAGCCCAAGCCCGAGGACgaagctgctgctgcagcagcatCCATGTCGTCCGGCCCAGCGGACGGCGGCGAGGCCTCGCCCCGTAAAATCCGCctcaaggtgaagaagaagaagaacggaaAAGCAAGCATCGTGAAGGTCTAATTAGGTAGCGGGAGTACACGCATGGAGCCAGGCGTCGAGTCTCCATCAGAGCATTGAAGAAGATCATACTCTAGTAATTACTTACTGTCAGGTGATATGCACGTTTGTGTGCCTGTACTTGTCTTCTGGTTGAATAAAAGCTACAGTCTTATTTACACGaacgcagttttttttttttttttttttttttgccttgagGGCACATGCTCTCCTAGGGCATGCGCTTTTAAGGGAAGAGTTTACTCTCCCTTATTTACCCCACATCCATGGATTGGATGATGGATGTTACTGCCACACCTACAGTGGGTAGTGGGTATCAAATTGTTAGGTCCTTAGGACCATCTAGGTGTAGATGTGCGGATGGATTCAAGTCTATTTGGGATAAAATTACCTAACAGTGgactagagagagggagagagagagggggggatgTAGATGTAGCTGACCATCGGGCTTGGTGGAGGAAGAGCTGTCCATGGTGATGTCTGGTGGCGGTGACATCCTGGCGGTGTCCGGTGGCGACGAGAGGGAGTCGATGAAGGCGGTAGTAGAGCATCCCGTCGCCTACAGCGCTcccttagatcggattagggttgtaGGTGGGTTTGTGGCGGCTGCGGTGAACCTCATACCAAGTGCCCTAGCCCCTACCTTctctttatagcgctgcgcgacgggggGCCACCAGCCAAGGTTCGGCtgggtgcccccgatcagggcgcggatcaagtcCCCGGCTCGGTCGTTGGACTGAGTCGGGAGGAGATCAACCTTATATTCTCTCTCTTGATTTTAACTTAAAACTTAAACACTTACATATTTTCCCCGTTTTATctcagattagtgcatagagcgtgcctcatcataACGGTTAGTACCGTCAGATTAACAGCTACAATATACctctctgttttaaaacagattctcaactaggcccttctTGTCCAGGGATCATAGACTTTTCCATAAatccatgccggctaagtgttctctgaacacattgggcggtaagccttttgtaagcagatCCACAAGCATCTTCTTTGTGCTTACAAGCTTAAGACTAATGGAatgatcccggactttgtctttcacaacataaaactttatgtcaatgtgtttggcagcaccacttgacttattgttgtgagcgtaACATACTGCTGGCtcattatcgcagtataacttgagtggtctatggatgtcgtcaaccactttcaacccgggcataaatttctttagccagttcacctgccacgtagcctcataacatgctataaACTCGACATACATCATAGACGATgcagtgatggtttgctttgagcttttccatgatatagctcctcctgcgagagtgaatacatagcgtaatgtggattttctatcatctacatCTCCCGCGAAATCTGAATATGAATATCCCTCTATATGTGCCTTTTGTGCCTTGCACATAACGCAAAGCTTTCTTTACCAttctccagtgttctattcctggattactctgatatctgccaagtattcCGGTAACAAAGGCTAAGTTAGGAcatgtacatacttgagcatactgtaagctTCCGACaattgaagcatatggaaccgatTTCATtcaatcgatctcatattggttcctgggacattggaATTCCCCACACTTATTTCCtattttcctttatgcacaaaatgtggagacaaacacatatccaaataataataatagaagcaaactttcaTTGATATcatataaggcactttattacaacTTTCAATCTAAGATGAAAAGTAAACTTTAACTAGCACACTCTTTAAACTAAAGCGATCTAACTGAAAGCAAACAATCTAAACATGCCTTATCAATCAACACTCTAACTTTCACTTTTCAAGCTCGGTGACAACATAACGGCGCAAGATATTGAGGTTATCTTCTAAAACGAGGCATTGGGTTTGCTCGGTATCAAGCCTATGCAGCAAAGCTTGGGTGAACTTGGCAAGCTCATTCAACCGCCTATGCAACACTCCCACAGTTATCCTTTGACATTTCTCTTCTTATACTTTGGGAGGTGGTGGCGCTCTTTTCTTCTTCTCTACTTGCGGCTTGGGAGGCACAACCTTGACTTGTACCGGCTCAGCTCGAACTCCATCAATATTCACCCTTGGCTTGACTTGATGGTACTTGGCGAAGATGGTGTCTCCATCCTTGGTGGTCAGaaccaatgttttcctaaacggtaaacggtagacagtcggcgaggtctcgtgtagcgtttagaccgtgtacacggcgtgtacacggttttacacggattactcgtttttactttatttgtaaaaataactataataaccTGTGTATATATTCCTATAACATAGATAATATAGAATTACACAACAACGGTTAGTCCAATAATATAGAATTAAGAACCTAAGTGCCTaataaaatactccctccatcccaaaataagtgcacatctcgcttatcgaggagtcaaactcttttaagtttgactaagtatGTAGAAAgcaatattaatatttgtatattcaaataattttattatgaaagtatattccacaactaatctaatggtacttattacacatcataaacattggtaatattttgaaaataatttattttcaaaatattacccagtgttcgcctacacggccgtgtagaccgattacacggccgttttttaccgtttacacggcgatcccgtgtaacctaccgtttatggcctaaactgcacgttcggctaccgagtagcgattacaCGCTGAGTAATCGGTCTACatggccgtgtaggcgaacactggtCAGAACTTCCATTAGCGTCTCGCCTGTCCTAGTAGGAAGGATGTTGATATCTTTGGGCACTTTGATAGGCTCCAAGTCCAGCTGACCAAACATGCGCTCCTACGGTCTTGGCTTGTTCTCCAGCAAACGAGCAGGTGGTGGAGCAATCACCGAATGCGGGAGAGCTTGAGCATAGTATGCATGATCATAGGGGACCTTGGGAGGAACAGGAGCTAGGTGTTTTGGTGGTAGGACGCTTAATGCTAACACTTCCTCATGAACAAAATTTTTTATTTAGATTGAACCCATAAGGGACAATCCGCTTCTCGGTCATTGGAGACTTTTGGAGAAGAGAGCTTCTATGAAGTTTTGGATGAGATGAAAGGCTTGTGGGATGGCTTAGAATGCTAGCaggggcctccttttatagggggAGGAGAGGTGGCATGGTTGGATAACCTTCCATAGATTCATTCGAATCGAGAAAGAAATGCATGATCTGAAAAACTACGAAAATCTGGAAGATTGGATCTCAGATTCGCAAGCAGGGAGGTTGGAGGGGAATGGCCTGATAGGTAGGCCGGCCGGCCTGACCAATGGGCTGACCGTCCCCCTCCTGGGGTCATTCGGGGTCTGCTTTTTCGTGATGACTCCTAAGGTGCATCTaacctagaaaaatcatatttttgcACAGCGTATCATAAAAAGGAGGACTAAGATGTAAATCTAAGGTAAACAATGAAATTTATTTCATCTAAGTCATCTGAAGGTTTTTTAGGTTCTAGGAAAACTTTAAGACGATGACCATTTATcttgaataacgtaccttcaTCGTTTTGCAGCGTCACTGCTCCATGTGACGAAGTGCTTATGactttgaatggtccttcccatttactACAGAGTTTTTTGTGCCCGAATAACttcaccctagaattaaaaagtaataccttatcacCTAGGGTGAATTCCTTCTTCTTTAGCCTCTTATCATGACATCTCTTTGTTCTCTCCTTGCATATCTTGgcgttgtgatatgcttttttcACACCATTCTTCAAGCTCGGAGGGTTGCATTTTCCTCTTTGTCCCTGTAGCTTCAAAATCTAGGTTCCATCGTTTGATGGCCCAATGAGCCTTGAATTCTATCTCAACGGGTAGATGACATGTCTTCCCATAGACGAGTTAGTATGGTGACATCCGAGGGATATTTTATAGGCCATTCtataagcccacaatgcttctggtaatctatccttccatgcactccccatctcattgaccgtcTTTTATAAAATGctcttgatttgtttgtttgatgtttctgcttggccacttgtttGAGGATGATATGGAGTTGCAATGTTGTGACAGATCCTATGTCTTGATAAGTATTTGCAAAAGTTTttgtcagtgaagtgagtgcctccgcCACTAGTCACCATTCTTGGGACACTGAAGCGTGGAAATATtgtttcttcaaacatcttcttggagtagaccccctctagccatattaggacctttcaacctccTGAGTAGACCGTCGGCGCAGACTCTGTAGATGTACGGCTCATCCTatatgtggagatgactttcGTAGACGAGCTTTCATTTGTTCTCCCCTGATGGTACATAACTTgtaaccataaaattaacaatattcgcgTACTAGGGGTCGAAGCTCATGATtttgaagagcatgtcgtcccTCAGGGGAATCATTGATGGGTAATTCCTGTGGATTTTCAAATTGCATTCTAGGCAAGAGATCAGCTAcaaaattttctactcccttgttatcttttatttctaaatcaaattcttggagtagcaaaatccatcttataagccgaggtttagcatcttttttagtgagcaggtatttcaaAGTAGCATGATCAGTAtgaacaatcaccttagctcctactaagtaagagctaaacttatcaatagcaaaaacaatagctaggagctctttttcagttgttgcataattaagctgAGGTTctatcaaagttttgctagcataagaaattgcatgatacttcttttcttttgtttgacccaaaaccgcccccacaacataatcacttgcatcacacataatttcaaaaggtaaagACCAAtcaggggttgaatgattggtgcagagatgagtgctttctttaGAATTTCAAAAGAGtttaagcatgcatcatcaaatttaaAAGAgcatccttggccaaaaggttTGTAAGGGGTCTAGCAATGTGTGAAAAGTCTTTTATGAAACGGCGGTAAAATCCTGCATGACCAAGAAAGCTatggatccctctgatatttacaGGAGGAGGTAACTATTCAATCACTTCTATTTTAGCTCGGTCCACCTCAATCCCACGTTCAGACACCAGGTGTTCAAGCATTATGCCTTCTCTAatcatgaaatgacattttttccaattaaggactaagtgcttttcctcGCATCTTttcaaaaccttgtctaaattttcaagacaatgaTCAAAAGTTTTTCTATaaacagaaaaatcatccatgaaaactttcaTGATATCTttaatcatatcagaaaatatagacatcatgcatctttggaaagaagctggagcattacacAGTCCAAAAAACATTCTatgataagcataagttccatatggacatgtacaggtgattttgctttggtcatcaggatggatcgggatttgatgataatctgaatacccatcaaggaaacggAAGAAATAATGATTTGCCAGTcattccaacatttcatcaatgaagggcaacgaaAAATGATCCTTCTttattgccttgttaagttttcggtaatctCGATGCACATCCGCCAACCTATGACGGTTCTTTGTGGGATCAattcattctttttattttttataacagtcatgcctccctttttaggcacaacttgcacagggctaacccactcactattAGGAACGGGATAGATTATCCCGGCGTGCaaaagtttcaaaacctctttcttaacaacctctctcattgcattattaagcctacgctaaggctccctagaaggtatagaatctgggtctatagggatgcgatgtgtgcaaagagcagggctaattcccttgAGGTCTTGGAGCGAATAACCAAAAGtagagcgatgcttttctaaaaCAGTTAGCAAGCGGAGTGTTTCTTCCTGAGAGAGTTTGtcacttatgatcacaggagaatcctgatcattatttaGAAAAGCATATTTAAGACCAGGAGATAGGGGTTTAAACTCAATGGGAGGTTTTGGTggttccttcaattcatccaaGGGCTCAGGTTCTACAAAATCTTCGTCTTCTTTAATGAAAAGGTGGGCATGTTCGTTAGGGTTAGATTTGATTAAATCATCAAAAGATGCAACCATAACCTCATCAATTGGGTCTTGCTCATCTCAGTCTCAGTATTTAGAGAACGAGTGATGGGTACAGAAAGATTAAAATTCTTCCCAATACTCATATTCAAACTCCctatttgtccttcttggattaatcttttcaattggttgtcctatcaaaaGGTCGAACTACATGATATCAAAGATGTAGAAGCTCAAGTTAACCATGGTTTCATTTACCTTGATAGGGAGGACATAAACTATCCCCAAACTTGGGAGGATGTGTCttgaaagatttttcaaaaattttGCTATTGGGGTTAATGGTATGTCTTTCAAATAAGCGTGAGCAAAATATGTAGACATAACATTAACACCCACAAATCggattataaagagcatcaaaAGAAGTTTCATTAATTTGGCAACTAATAGTAGAAGAAGGTGAATCTAAGCGATTCACATCAGAGAAAAGCTATGATTCTTCTAGCCATTCGTTACTTATGATGGATGTTAACTCCTTCACAGACTCTTCAAGGAAAGCTTCCTCGGAAGGGTCAAGAGTTTCTTTATAGAATGATGACTTCTGAGGTTTCCTCGTAGTATGATATTTTGAGGTGTTTCCATATTCGGCAAAAAGATCATCCTCGAAATCAAACATAATATCCAAAATTGGCGTTTCCTCCTTTTTCGGTGGTCCGGGATTTAGGATAGCTGAGGTTTGTATTGGGCTTGGCAAAGGTTCAGATTTAGCTATCTGGGATTACTCCTTTGGTAGCTTCTCTTCCACTTTTTCAGGGAATTCATCGTGTATACCAGTGTAGGGGTGTTGTCTAAGATTTTATcaagaatgcttctccccaaGTTGATAGAGACATGTAAGAACGAACCTCCTGAAGTTATGTCAAGAAACTGCATAGTTTCCTTACTAAGACCCATatagaagtgttgaagaagaatgggaTCTTGAATAgcaaggtcagggccagtggTAATAAGATCATTAAAACGAGCCCATGATGcaccaagagattctttttctttttgtttaaaagatagaacctctagaCAAAGGCTGACTACTCAAGAGATGAgaaaaaaaataagtaaaagcTAGAGTATAacgcttcccaatctccttgcatacttcctatggtttgatTAAACTAATGTTTAGCTCTTTCCATTAAAGAGAACGGAAATagcttccatcttaaggtttcgTCCGACATGCCAGCAATGTGCAAGCATACGCAGATTTGTTCAAATTCACGTAGGTGGAAGTATGGATTTTCATCACCTTTTCCCGAAAAGGATTGTTCCTGGACCATGTTTATTAAACATGGGCGcagctcatagctaggtgttaggataggctttgatgATTTTGGTTGCTTTAGGCATGCGCTCGTATGTGCAGCGTATTGATGGATAGGTGTGGTTTCCATTATAAAAAGATAAaggatacaaggttaagctaggtttgAAGTTTACATAGCAACCATTTTCccgacaacggcgccagaaaAGCTTGTTGACACCTGTGGGGGCACGTAGAAaagatccgcaagcgcacggatatcagTTGTAGCCTTTCACCGGAAGTATTCTAGGATATCGTACTCAGGGAAACATGTGAGTTtaactaagtctaacttaaccAGGGCTAGAAACAAGGGTAAGGataa
This genomic interval carries:
- the LOC136514052 gene encoding uncharacterized protein produces the protein METAALTSHFLQCPAAAAATPAHGQRRRGGGAAAMPRRQPCTGRIRALPSAEVISEILSPKLVPGSPSDTGDVSSLVPVSALMLLFYFVSNWVVPELLMKRLNEPKPEDEAAAAAASMSSGPADGGEASPRKIRLKVKKKKNGKASIVKV